From Brassica rapa cultivar Chiifu-401-42 chromosome A06, CAAS_Brap_v3.01, whole genome shotgun sequence:
TGGCTTAAAGACGTGCACACAGTCTCGCAGAAGACAAACCTAACTTCCTCCACCTTCTCCCTCCTTCACAAGTGTCTCTCTCCTTTACCCACCACACACACACCTACCACCCCCTCAAATGCCTAACGCTCTCTTATAACATCTCTCTTTAATCATCTGCAGATTATTCTCTGTCTCTTCCTCTGATCCTCTGTTTTCTCCGCCTCCTCTGTTTTTTTCCTTCTCATCAATGGAGGCGTCATTGTCGATGATGAAATCGTCTGTCTCTTCCCCTGCGACTGTGTTCCTCGCCCATAGACGCGAGCTATCGACGCCTATTTCTCATACGTTACCCAGAGCTTCCTTCTCTGTACGCTGCTCTCTTCCTCCCTCGAAGCCACCGCCTCGCTCCGGAGCCAGCTCTGTTCACGCCGTTATGACTCTCGCTGGGTATGATTTCAAAAAGTCTCTTTCTTTGATGAAATTAACGAAACCCATTGTTCGACTTAGCTTAAAGTAGTAACCTTTATGTGTTTggtgttgagacaggtcgttgGTAGGGAAGAAACGAGTGGATGAGAGCGAGAGCTTGACACTCGAAGGTATCCGAAACTCGTTGATCAGACAAGAGGACAGCATTATATTCGGTCTGCTGGAGAGAGCCAAGTACTGTTACAATGCGGATACTTATGATCCCACTGCTTTCGACATGGATGGATTCAACGGGTCGTTGGTTGAGTACATGCTCAAAGGAACCGAGAAGCTTCACGCTAAGGTATAACATAATACTAATCCTTAAAGGGTATCATGGTGGattgtttttgataaaaaagattgaaacttgATGATTAGGTTGGTAGGTTCAAGAGCCCTGATGAACATCCTTTCTTCCCTGAAGATCTACCAGAGCCTATGTTGCCTCCTCTGCAGTACCCTAAGGTGCTTAAAGATAGACTCTTTAGTGTTTTAGCTTCTTTACAACGTGTTAAGAGCTtcaaagtttgtttcttttgaaaTAGGTTTTGCACTTTGCTGCTGATTCGATCAACATAAACAACAAGATATGGAACATGTACTTCAGAGACCTTGTCCCAAGACTAGTGAAGAAAGGCGATGATGGTAACTACGGATCAACAGCTGTATGTGACGCTATCTGCCTTCAGGTTCGTTTTCTTCCTTTTACTGGGTGATCAAATACTTCTTTTGTAAGTAAGTGTACTCATGTAGTTCTGGTGATGTTCATTGCAGTCT
This genomic window contains:
- the LOC103875095 gene encoding chorismate mutase 1, chloroplastic, which gives rise to MEASLSMMKSSVSSPATVFLAHRRELSTPISHTLPRASFSVRCSLPPSKPPPRSGASSVHAVMTLAGSLVGKKRVDESESLTLEGIRNSLIRQEDSIIFGLLERAKYCYNADTYDPTAFDMDGFNGSLVEYMLKGTEKLHAKVGRFKSPDEHPFFPEDLPEPMLPPLQYPKVLHFAADSININNKIWNMYFRDLVPRLVKKGDDGNYGSTAVCDAICLQSLSKRIHYGKFVAEAKFQASPEAYEPAIKAQDKDALMNMLTFPTVEEAVKKRVEMKTRTYGQEVKVGVKEKQEEEELNNESQVYKISPILVGHLYGDWIMPLTKEVQVEYLLRRLD